In Zygosaccharomyces rouxii strain CBS732 chromosome F complete sequence, a single window of DNA contains:
- the YPI1 gene encoding type 1 protein phosphatase-activating protein YPI1 (weakly similar to uniprot|P43587 Saccharomyces cerevisiae YFR003C YPI1 Inhibitor of the type I protein phosphatase Glc7p which is involved in regulation of a variety of metabolic processes overproduction causes decreased cellular content of glycogen): protein MNGDRRDQQCRSIQTQTQTQTQTVNVESGPPLLQLRASHEQQQRVQRGSETSRGNSSRPSVRWESDVIDNENMNKKKTKICCIFHPQEEPDEECECPSDHEEPSQPSSSSSSSSESDEDRGLNFEERRARRVARRHRKLNQKRSESPNAYEVQPDYTKHQAHNH from the coding sequence ATGAATGGTGATAGACGAGATCAGCAGTGTAGGTCGATACAGACACAGACACAGACACAGACACAGACAGTTAATGTGGAAAGTGGGCCTCCATTGTTACAGTTGAGAGCTTCTCATGAACAGCAGCAGCGAGTACAGCGAGGGTCGGAAACCAGTAGAGGAAACTCGTCTAGACCTAGCGTTAGGTGGGAAAGTGATGTAattgataatgaaaatatgaacaagaaaaaaaccAAGATTTGTTGTATCTTTCACCCACAAGAGGAACCCGATGAAGAATGTGAATGCCCTTCTGACCACGAAGAACCTTCTcaaccttcttcttcttcatcatcctccTCggaatctgatgaagatagaGGTTTgaactttgaagaaagaagggCTAGAAGGGTGGCTAGGCGTCATCGTAAGCTCAATCAGAAGAGATCTGAAAGTCCAAATGCATATGAGGTTCAGCCGGATTATACAAAGCATCAAGCTCATAATCACTGA
- the RPN11 gene encoding proteasome regulatory particle lid subunit RPN11 (highly similar to uniprot|P43588 Saccharomyces cerevisiae YFR004W RPN11 Metalloprotease subunit of the 19S regulatory particle of the 26S proteasome lid couples the deubiquitination and degradation of proteasome substrates), producing the protein MERLQRLMMNSKVGMADTNRDDTKETVYISSIALLKMLKHGRAGVPMEVMGLMLGEFVDDYTVNVVDVFAMPQSGTGVSVEAVDDIFQARMMDMLKQTGRDQMVVGWYHSHPGFGCWLSSVDVNTQKSFEQLNSRAVAVVVDPIQSVKGKVVIDAFRLIDTGALINNQEPRQTTSNAGLLNKANIQALIHGLNRHYYSLNIDYHKNSKDTQMLMNLHKEKWQSGLKMYDYKEKETENLEATQNLVRIAKQYSKRIEEEKELSEEELKTRYVGKQDPKKHLVETSDAALENNIVSVLTAGVNSVAIK; encoded by the coding sequence ATGGAGAGATTACAGAGATTAATGATGAATAGCAAAGTCGGTATGGCTGATACCAACCGTGATGATACCAAAGAGACGGTTTACATATCATCTATAGCGCTACTAAAGATGTTGAAGCATGGTAGAGCTGGTGTTCCTATGGAAGTAATGGGATTAATGCTTGGAGAATTTGTTGATGATTATACTGTTAATGTGGTAGACGTTTTTGCCATGCCTCAAAGTGGTACAGGTGTATCTGTGGAAGCGgttgatgatattttccaaGCAAGAATGATGGATATGCTTAAGCAAACCGGTAGAGATCAAATGGTTGTTGGTTGGTATCACTCACACCCTGGATTTGGCTGTTGGCTATCATCTGTTGATGTTAATACtcaaaaatcttttgagcAACTAAATAGCAGAGCTGTTGCAGTTGTGGTAGATCCTATCCAATCGGTTAAAGGTAAAGTGGTTATTGATGCATTTAGATTGATTGATACAGGTGCTCTAATAAACAACCAAGAACCAAGACAAACTACTTCTAATGCAGGTCTATTGAACAAAGCCAACATTCAAGCATTGATACATGGTTTGAACAGGCACTATTACTCCTTGAACATCGATTATCACAAGAATTCTAAGGACACTCAAATGCTGATGAACTTACACAAGGAAAAGTGGCAATCTGGATTAAAGATGTACGATTATAAGGAGAAAGAAACTGAGAATTTAGAAGCTACTCAAAACTTGGTAAGAATTGCCAAACAGTATTCAAAGAGAAttgaggaagaaaaagagtTATCCGAAGAAGAGCTCAAGACCCGTTATGTTGGTAAACAAGACCCCAAGAAACATTTGGTGGAAACTTCGGATGCTGCACTTGAAAACAATATAGTATCCGTACTGACCGCTGGTGTGAATTCCGTTGCAATTAAATAA
- the SAD1 gene encoding mRNA splicing protein SAD1 (similar to uniprot|P43589 Saccharomyces cerevisiae YFR005C SAD1 Conserved zinc-finger domain protein involved in pre-mRNA splicing required for assembly of U4 snRNA into the U4/U6 particle): MSSSGVKRNDEHVPTVNKRAKLDEPSYAFLETIDERKLDFDLEKRCSVTLSPLNCYCCLVCGKYLRGRSENTPAFLHSVNEDHHVFVNFNSLKVYLLPDNVEVEDKGRIQILARIRNAIRPSFSREEIDNSPHECFDLNNQQYTNGFVGFNNNASGNDSINVILSLLSHIIPLRDHFLLQDYLEEDEIVQRLGIIIRKLWSPKLFKPYVSSEEFLAYISVVDPNISSKVNDPRQIFIWLVNNLIKKSSELSRILSDSFQGNVQVVTIPIKPVLDAKGDVVKFQRETAHEKHSTVPFWSLTLDLPPTPLFKDNRNANDLPQVRIEELLKKFDGKQEQQFAQGLRKYKLIRLPRYLILHFNRFDKKNPLTVKGRNQTLVEFSQKIEFQNSRYTLVANVVHDTIGTTAFDNDDKSVWRIQLLNPTNDQWVELDGTLNRLKERELLFLQETYMQVWRREDSIE; this comes from the coding sequence atgaGTTCTTCAGGAGTTAAGCGCAATGATGAGCATGTACCAACTGTGAATAAGAGAGCTAAACTGGACGAACCCTCATATGCGTTTTTAGAGACTATTGATGAGagaaaattggattttgaCCTCGAAAAAAGATGTAGCGTTACGCTTTCACCTTTAAACTGTTACTGTTGCCTGGTATGTGGTAAATATCTTCGAGGTCGCAGTGAAAACACTCCGGCGTTCTTGCATTCTGTGAATGAAGACCACCATGTATTtgtcaatttcaattcattgaagGTGTATCTTCTACCTGATAATGTGGAGGTAGAGGATAAGGgtagaattcaaattttggcCAGAATACGAAATGCTATCAGGCCTTCTTTTAGTAGGGAAGAGATTGATAATTCACCACATGAATGCTTTGATTTAAACAATCAACAATACACTAATGGATTCGTTGGATTCAACAACAATGCTTCAGGTAACGATTCAATCAATGTTATTTTATCACTACTGTCCCACATTATTCCGCTTAGAGATCATTTCTTATTGCAAGATTACctggaagaagatgaaattgtcCAGAGATTGGGGATAATAATTCGTAAGTTATGGTCACCGAAATTGTTCAAGCCCTATGTTTCttcagaagaatttttAGCTTATATCTCTGTGGTGGATCCTAATATTTCCAGTAAGGTAAATGATCCAAGACAAATATTCATTTGGTTGGTTAATAACTTGATAAAGAAGTCTTCCGAATTAAGTAGGATACTTAGTGATAGTTTCCAAGGCAATGTACAAGTGGTGACGATACCTATAAAACCGGTGTTAGATGCTAAGGGAGATGTagtgaaatttcaaagagaAACCGCCCATGAAAAGCATTCGACGGTTCCCTTTTGGTCATTGACTTTAGACCTTCCTCCTACCCCTCTATTTAAAGATAATCGCAATGCCAACGATTTACCACAAGTGAGAATTGAGGAgcttttgaagaagtttGATGGTAAGCAGGAACAACAGTTTGCTCAAGGTTTGAGGAAATACAAATTGATTAGATTACCACGGTATCTCATCCTACATTTTAATCgatttgataaaaagaatCCGCTTACCGTTAAAGGTAGAAATCAAACCTTGGttgaattttctcaaaaaaTAGAGTTTCAAAACTCTAGATATACTTTAGTCGCTAATGTAGTACATGATACAATTGGGACTACCGCATTTGACAATGACGATAAAAGTGTCTGGAGAATTCAATTACTCAATCCGACAAATGACCAGTGGGTTGAACTAGATGGGACTCTAAATCGATTGAAAGAACGAGAATTATTATTCCTCCAAGAGACGTACATGCAAGTATGGCGCAGGGAAGATTCTATCGAATAG
- a CDS encoding putative Xaa-Pro dipeptidase (similar to uniprot|P43590 Saccharomyces cerevisiae YFR006W Hypothetical ORF): protein MLFACLLAVVASSLFTFTVLKRRLFRQRLPLLTEKSFTNVEKPLKMVNKKLADPNDVPVALRGHKYPAKTHNLNVKKHLLKKNPHLSAQNTAVFIAGGEVEGNKYCDTEKPFRQNRYFYYLSGVDIPGSTILFDFKKDHLTLFLPNVEWDDVIWSGLPMSIEQATKEFDVDEVLYYDQVRSNLHRLEGYTIFTTDLDNVHDEKIKSALVPNEKDFFYALDESRMIKDWYEIEVLKKAAEISDNCHLAVMSALPIELNEVHIQAEFTYHAIRQGARTMGYDPICCSGPACGTLHYVKNTEDLAGKASVLIDCGAEWKNYTSDVTRCFPISGKFTKEHRQIYEAVRDMQTQVMTKIRPGVDWDELHTLSHRVLIKHLLKLGIFKSQFSEDEIFKRRASCAFYPHGLGHFMGLDVHDVAGRPDPHDSDPYFKYLRIRRPLQENMIITNEPGCYFNNFLIAEFLDKVPERKEVVDKEVLKKYLYVGGVRIEDDVLITKGGCEVLSKITSDPDEIERIVSDGLSKSRSDFHVIV, encoded by the coding sequence ATGCTTTTTGCCTGCCTTTTAGCGGTGGTTGCAAGCTCACTATTCACTTTTACCGTTCTTAAGAGGCGACTATTCCGTCAGAGATTACCATTACTTACTGAAAAGTCATTTACTAACGTCGAGAAGccattgaaaatggtgaataAGAAATTAGCTGATCCCAACGATGTTCCTGTTGCCCTCCGTGGTCATAAGTATCCAGCGAAGACTCATAACCTTAACGTTAAGAAACACctcttgaagaagaatccaCATCTATCCGCCCAGAATACTGCTGTTTTTATTGCTGGTGGAGAAGTGGAAGGAAACAAGTACTGTGATACCGAAAAGCCCTTCAGGCAAAACCGGTATTTCTACTATTTATCTGGTGTAGATATCCCAGGTTCTACCAtattatttgattttaaaaaagaCCACTTAACACTGTTTTTGCCTAATGTTGAGTGGGATGATGTCATCTGGAGCGGATTACCTATGAGTATCGAGCAAGCtacaaaagaatttgatgtAGATGAAGTTCTCTACTATGATCAAGTAAGGAGTAATTTGCACAGATTGGAGGGCTATACCATTTTCACTACAGATTTGGATAATGTTCATGACGAAAAGATCAAGTCAGCATTAGTACCTAATGAGAAGGACTTTTTCTATGCACTAGATGAATCTAGAATGATTAAGGATTGGTACGAAATTGAAGTATTGAAAAAAGCCGCTGAAATAAGTGACAATTGTCACTTAGCAGTTATGTCTGCTCtaccaattgaattgaatgaagtGCATATTCAGGCTGAATTTACTTATCACGCCATTCGTCAAGGAGCACGTACGATGGGGTATGACCCCATTTGCTGCTCTGGTCCAGCTTGTGGTACTTTACACTATGTGAAAAATACGGAAGATTTGGCTGGTAAGGCATCTGTATTAATTGACTGTGGAGCagaatggaaaaattacaCCAGTGATGTTACCAGATGCTTCCCTATTTCTGGTAAGTTCACGAAGGAGCACCGTCAAATATATGAAGCAGTTCGTGACATGCAAACTCAAGTCATGACAAAGATAAGACCAGGTGTCGATTGGGATGAATTACACACCTTATCCCATAGAGTTCTCATCAAacatcttttgaaattaggTATCTTCAAAAGCCaattttcagaagatgaaattttcaaaagaagagcTTCTTGTGCCTTTTATCCTCATGGTTTAGGTCATTTCATGGGATTAGACGTTCATGATGTTGCAGGCAGACCAGATCCTCATGATTCAGACCCCTacttcaaatatttgagaatCCGTCGTccattacaagaaaatatGATTATAACAAACGAACCAGGATGTtattttaacaattttctAATTGCCGAATTTTTAGATAAGGTTCCTGAGAGGAAAGAAGTGGTGGACAAAgaagttttgaagaaatactTGTACGTTGGAGGTGTCCGAATTGAGGACGATGTGCTCATTACGAAGGGCGGTTGTGAAGTATTAAGTAAAATTACAAGTGATCCCGATGAAATCGAGAGGATTGTATCTGATGGATTATCTAAATCACGTTCAGACTTTCACGTCATCGTTTGA
- a CDS encoding uncharacterized protein (no similarity) translates to MLSDINFNPKCKLINMGHLNLHMSKRMDKVMFLTSLDLSGRIKRNREEYIIA, encoded by the coding sequence ATGCTTTCCGACATTAATTTCAATCCAAAATGCAAGCTGATTAATATGGGCCATTTAAATTTGCATATGAGTAAACGTATGGATAAGGTTATGTTTCTAACCTCCTTGGATTTATCTGGGAGGATCAAGAGAAATCGTGAGGAATATATTATAGCTTAG